The Heterodontus francisci isolate sHetFra1 chromosome 13, sHetFra1.hap1, whole genome shotgun sequence genome includes a region encoding these proteins:
- the prr18 gene encoding proline-rich protein 18, with amino-acid sequence MRTDAVSRPHRAVVPFPPIRQQPREEARRETRTGQSPGLAPPAGPPGGSRAVPGSSFSNSWPEATLQLGGRRLQPRLTGSRRLASSSENGPVSSSGDSARRSSVHLSRTSLMGSAEEVRFSLSLTPEAVLVIQRRSLERQLLEKGKAPTPLRCKKLPARPPHPGSVAPRSQSTADIRSLVKISLLNDQHKYDDVEYEEEAGPPDQALLQRCMEWLQGVESGRETAVRLPQLVR; translated from the coding sequence ATGAGGACAGACGCCGTTTCGAGGCCACACCGAGCCGTTGTGCCCTTCCCTCCAATCCGCCAGCAGCCACGAGAGGAGGCCCGGCGGGAGACGAGGACAGGGCAATCCCCAGGCCTAGCACCGCCGGCCGGGCCTCCTGGCGGCTCTCGGGCTGTGCCGGGCAGCAGCTTTTCTAACTCGTGGCCCGAGGCGACCTTGCAGCTGGGAGGCCGCCGGCTGCAGCCTCGCCTCACAGGCTCCAGGCGTCTGGCCAGCTCGAGTGAGAATGGGCCAGTCTCCAGCTCCGGGGACTCTGCCAGAAGGAGCAGCGTCCACCTGTCCCGGACCAGCCTGATGGGCAGCGCCGAGGAGGTGCGCTTCTCTCTCAGCCTGACCCCCGAGGCCGTGCTGGTCATCCAGAGGCGCAGCCTGGAGCGGCAGCTACTGGAAAAAGGGAAAGCCCCGACCCCGCTCCGCTGCAAAAAGCTGCCGGCCAGGCCGCCCCATCCCGGCTCGGTGGCTCCGCGGTCCCAGTCCACCGCCGACATCCGGAGCCTGGTGAAGATCTCGCTGCTCAACGATCAGCACAAGTACGACGACGTGGAGTACGAGGAGGAGGCCGGGCCTCCCGACCAGGCGCTGTTACAAAGgtgcatggagtggctgcagggggTGGAGAGCGGCCGGGAGACAGCGGTCAGGCTGCCCCAGCTGGTCCGCTAA